A stretch of Nonomuraea africana DNA encodes these proteins:
- a CDS encoding DUF5999 family protein, translating to MCSHRPVCPAADAADREASHVIASHPDQGWSLLCNGVVLFEDTGLLLPDGSVVAPHRGLVAA from the coding sequence ATGTGCAGTCACCGACCCGTTTGCCCCGCCGCTGACGCAGCGGACCGTGAGGCCTCGCATGTAATCGCGTCCCACCCCGACCAGGGCTGGAGCCTGCTGTGCAACGGCGTGGTCCTGTTCGAGGACACCGGCCTGCTGCTGCCCGACGGCTCCGTCGTCGCCCCGCACAGGGGTCTGGTCGCGGCCTGA
- a CDS encoding Fe-Mn family superoxide dismutase, which translates to MREGRTVSGDPGGLEWACRTGSQQNPRAATSGVQGSGWGVPAYEPLGGRLVVEQVYDHHGNVGMNTTPLPVFDAWEHAYYLHYRNVRPDYVEKLWGTVNWDDVARRFADATSQAG; encoded by the coding sequence ATGCGTGAAGGACGGACGGTCAGCGGTGACCCCGGTGGGCTCGAGTGGGCTTGCCGTACGGGCTCCCAGCAGAACCCGCGCGCCGCCACCAGCGGCGTGCAGGGCTCCGGCTGGGGCGTGCCGGCCTACGAGCCCCTCGGCGGGCGCCTGGTGGTGGAGCAGGTCTACGACCACCACGGCAACGTCGGCATGAACACCACGCCGCTCCCGGTGTTCGACGCCTGGGAGCACGCGTACTACCTGCACTACCGCAACGTCCGCCCGGACTACGTGGAGAAGCTTTGGGGCACCGTGAACTGGGACGATGTGGCCAGGCGGTTTGCTGACGCGACGAGTCAGGCCGGTTGA
- a CDS encoding serine/threonine-protein kinase, with protein sequence MRAPSGYLLAARYRLMEPVGRGGMGTVWRAHDELLDRHVAVKEVRLPTVLDEELRAELCARTEREGRATAMVAHPSVITVFDVVTEDERPWIVMELLQARSLEQLIQDEGPLPPRRAAEIGRQVLGALRAVHAKGILHRDVKPSNVLVTDDRAVLTDFGLAAMEGDASITQAGIVLGSAGYIAPERVLGAKASPAGDLWSLGATLYTAVEGRGLHGRRTAAAALAALTSGEPIPMHKAGPLAPVLDALLRIDPATRLDSVRASLMLARVAAGGSAEEPLTTRARIVRPGPARRPTHRGLHRAETTAPTPVVPMPRAQHRKPGEGVHRKVMEQRPAPSGYARFVAKVIKLFLPRRFWPRELRKRG encoded by the coding sequence ATGCGTGCGCCGTCCGGTTACCTCCTTGCCGCGCGCTATCGGCTCATGGAGCCGGTCGGCCGCGGCGGCATGGGCACCGTTTGGCGAGCGCACGACGAGTTGCTGGACCGTCACGTCGCGGTCAAGGAAGTACGGTTGCCGACCGTCCTCGACGAGGAGCTGCGGGCCGAGCTGTGCGCCCGCACCGAGCGCGAGGGCAGGGCCACGGCGATGGTCGCGCACCCCTCGGTGATCACCGTCTTCGACGTCGTCACCGAGGACGAGCGGCCGTGGATCGTGATGGAACTGCTCCAGGCGAGGTCGCTGGAGCAGCTCATCCAGGACGAGGGCCCGCTGCCGCCGCGCAGGGCCGCCGAGATCGGCAGGCAGGTGCTGGGCGCGCTGCGCGCCGTCCACGCCAAGGGCATCCTCCACCGCGACGTCAAGCCCAGCAACGTGCTGGTCACCGACGATCGCGCGGTCCTCACCGACTTCGGCCTGGCCGCCATGGAGGGCGACGCCTCCATCACGCAGGCCGGCATCGTGCTCGGCTCGGCCGGCTACATCGCGCCCGAGCGGGTGCTCGGCGCCAAGGCCAGCCCCGCCGGAGACCTGTGGTCGCTCGGCGCGACCCTCTACACCGCCGTCGAGGGCAGGGGCCTGCACGGCAGGCGCACCGCGGCCGCGGCGCTGGCCGCGCTCACCAGCGGCGAGCCGATCCCCATGCACAAGGCGGGCCCGCTGGCCCCCGTGCTCGACGCGCTGCTGCGCATCGACCCCGCCACCCGCCTCGACTCGGTGCGCGCCTCGCTGATGCTGGCCAGGGTCGCGGCCGGCGGTTCGGCGGAGGAGCCGCTGACCACCAGGGCCAGGATCGTACGCCCGGGGCCGGCCCGCAGGCCCACCCATCGCGGCCTGCACCGGGCCGAGACGACCGCGCCGACCCCCGTCGTTCCCATGCCGCGCGCGCAGCACCGCAAGCCAGGCGAGGGAGTGCACAGGAAGGTCATGGAGCAGCGACCCGCGCCATCCGGTTATGCCCGTTTTGTCGCCAAAGTGATAAAGTTGTTCCTTCCACGACGCTTTTGGCCCCGCGAACTTCGCAAGCGTGGGTAA